In the Gossypium arboreum isolate Shixiya-1 chromosome 10, ASM2569848v2, whole genome shotgun sequence genome, one interval contains:
- the LOC108480753 gene encoding peroxisome biogenesis protein 2-like isoform X1: MIFVRSNPCPAPQEDAWITSYQRLVPHWHSVSLSHQHSTISISVSRVNQFDAARLDIEMSAMLKEQLVKVFSLMKPGMLFQYQPELNAFLEFLIWRFSIWVDKPTPGIAFMNLRYRDERAVALRGKVRTGLEGPGLTFAQKMWYCVAAVGGQYIWARLQSFSAFCRWGDSEEVLVSSLCSSPRKSLDSV, translated from the exons ATGATTTTTGTAAGAAGCAATCCATGCCCAGCACCACAGGAAGATGCTTGGATTACTTCTTACCAAAGGCTAGTTCCTCACTGGCACTCTGTTTCTCTTTCTCATCAG CATTCCACTATATCGATATCAGTATCTAGAGTTAATCAATTTGATGCTGCTAGATTGGATATTGAGATGTCAGCCATGTTAAAAGAACAGCTGGTTAAAGTTTTCTCTTTGATGAAG CCAGGAATGTTATTTCAATACCAACCAGAACTCAATGCATTCCTCGAGTTTCTCATTTGGCGGTTTTCAATTTGGGTAGATAAGCCAACTCCAGGAATTGCATTTATGAATCTGAGGTATAGAGATGAACGTGCCGTGGCATTAAGAGGAAAAG TAAGAACAGGTTTGGAAGGACCTGGGCTAACTTTTGCTCAAAAGATGTGGTATTGTGTTGCTGCAGTGGGTGGTCAGTACATCTGGGCTCGTTTACAGTCATTCTCTGCTTTTTGCAGATGGGGTGATTCTGAGGAGGTTCTGGTTTCTTCTTTGTGCTCTTCCCCTAGGAAGAGTTTGGACTCTGTTTAA
- the LOC108480753 gene encoding peroxisome biogenesis protein 2-like isoform X2 codes for MIFVRSNPCPAPQEDAWITSYQRLVPHWHSVSLSHQHSTISISVSRVNQFDAARLDIEMSAMLKEQLVKVFSLMKPGMLFQYQPELNAFLEFLIWRFSIWVDKPTPGIAFMNLRYRDERAVALRGKVRTGLEGPGLTFAQKMWYCVAAVGGQYIWARLQSFSAFCRWGDSEERPLARRAWGLMQR; via the exons ATGATTTTTGTAAGAAGCAATCCATGCCCAGCACCACAGGAAGATGCTTGGATTACTTCTTACCAAAGGCTAGTTCCTCACTGGCACTCTGTTTCTCTTTCTCATCAG CATTCCACTATATCGATATCAGTATCTAGAGTTAATCAATTTGATGCTGCTAGATTGGATATTGAGATGTCAGCCATGTTAAAAGAACAGCTGGTTAAAGTTTTCTCTTTGATGAAG CCAGGAATGTTATTTCAATACCAACCAGAACTCAATGCATTCCTCGAGTTTCTCATTTGGCGGTTTTCAATTTGGGTAGATAAGCCAACTCCAGGAATTGCATTTATGAATCTGAGGTATAGAGATGAACGTGCCGTGGCATTAAGAGGAAAAG TAAGAACAGGTTTGGAAGGACCTGGGCTAACTTTTGCTCAAAAGATGTGGTATTGTGTTGCTGCAGTGGGTGGTCAGTACATCTGGGCTCGTTTACAGTCATTCTCTGCTTTTTGCAGATGGGGTGATTCTGAGGAG AGGCCATTGGCACGGCGAGCTTGGGGTTTGATGCAACGTTAG
- the LOC108480753 gene encoding peroxisome biogenesis protein 2-like isoform X4 has protein sequence MIFVRSNPCPAPQEDAWITSYQRLVPHWHSVSLSHQHSTISISVSRVNQFDAARLDIEMSAMLKEQLVKVFSLMKPGMLFQYQPELNAFLEFLIWRFSIWVDKPTPGIAFMNLRYRDERAVALRGKDGVILRRGHWHGELGV, from the exons ATGATTTTTGTAAGAAGCAATCCATGCCCAGCACCACAGGAAGATGCTTGGATTACTTCTTACCAAAGGCTAGTTCCTCACTGGCACTCTGTTTCTCTTTCTCATCAG CATTCCACTATATCGATATCAGTATCTAGAGTTAATCAATTTGATGCTGCTAGATTGGATATTGAGATGTCAGCCATGTTAAAAGAACAGCTGGTTAAAGTTTTCTCTTTGATGAAG CCAGGAATGTTATTTCAATACCAACCAGAACTCAATGCATTCCTCGAGTTTCTCATTTGGCGGTTTTCAATTTGGGTAGATAAGCCAACTCCAGGAATTGCATTTATGAATCTGAGGTATAGAGATGAACGTGCCGTGGCATTAAGAGGAAAAG ATGGGGTGATTCTGAGGAG AGGCCATTGGCACGGCGAGCTTGGGGTTTGA
- the LOC108480753 gene encoding peroxisome biogenesis protein 2-like isoform X3: MIFVRSNPCPAPQEDAWITSYQRLVPHWHSVSLSHQHSTISISVSRVNQFDAARLDIEMSAMLKEQLVKVFSLMKPGMLFQYQPELNAFLEFLIWRFSIWVDKPTPGIAFMNLRYRDERAVALRGKGKKWVVSTSGLVYSHSLLFADGVILRRGHWHGELGV; this comes from the exons ATGATTTTTGTAAGAAGCAATCCATGCCCAGCACCACAGGAAGATGCTTGGATTACTTCTTACCAAAGGCTAGTTCCTCACTGGCACTCTGTTTCTCTTTCTCATCAG CATTCCACTATATCGATATCAGTATCTAGAGTTAATCAATTTGATGCTGCTAGATTGGATATTGAGATGTCAGCCATGTTAAAAGAACAGCTGGTTAAAGTTTTCTCTTTGATGAAG CCAGGAATGTTATTTCAATACCAACCAGAACTCAATGCATTCCTCGAGTTTCTCATTTGGCGGTTTTCAATTTGGGTAGATAAGCCAACTCCAGGAATTGCATTTATGAATCTGAGGTATAGAGATGAACGTGCCGTGGCATTAAGAGGAAAAGGTAAGAAG TGGGTGGTCAGTACATCTGGGCTCGTTTACAGTCATTCTCTGCTTTTTGCAGATGGGGTGATTCTGAGGAG AGGCCATTGGCACGGCGAGCTTGGGGTTTGA
- the LOC108480822 gene encoding transcription factor bHLH68-like has protein sequence MMAGNPSWWSMHLHPPSQHPSTLLVTPSPSLFPQYVVEYSATSLPDNQELPQSCSQLLFGGFSGEEERLCPSNFQPKKLENWENQILNPSLRVPVVEVIKQEVTQQHSNLYGHHHASEEFQAPRLPVPPAAWSQIMGTAVSSPSPRSCITTSSSNMLDFTYNKATDGSISNIQPPVDHSSECNSKGSGGVYKKARVQTSSSQPPLKVRKEKLGDRITALHQLVSPFGKTDTASVLLEAIGYIRFLQSQIEALSSPYLGTASPNMRNQQSVQGERNCAFLEDEGQEKQEPKPKDLRSRGLCLVPVSCTQQVGSDNGADYWSPAFDLFCKYLCCLHGL, from the exons ATGATGGCAGGAAACCCTAGCTGGTGGAGCATGCATTTGCATCCACCTTCTCAACACCCTTCAACTTTGTTAGTTACACCATCCCCATCCCTTTTCCCTCAATATGTTGTTGAATATTCAGCTACTTCTTTGCCTGATAACCAAGAGCTTCCTCAGTCATGTAGCCAACTACTCTT TGGTGGATTCTCCGGCGAAGAAGAAAGGTTATGTCCAAGTAATTTCCAGCCAAAAAAGTTGGAAAATTGGGAAAACCAAATCCTGAATCCATCTCTGAGGGTTCCCGTAGTTGAAGTTATAAAGCAAGAGGTTACTCAACAACATAGCAACTTGTACGGTCATCATCATGCCAGTGAAGAATTTCAAGCACCTAGGCTTCCAGTTCCACCAGCTGCTTGGTCTCAAATCATGGGAACTGCAGTTTCATCCCCCAGCCCCAGGTCCTGTATCACCACTTCAAGCAGTAATATGTTAGACTTCACTTATAACAAGGCCACAGATGGGTCTATCTCTAATATTCAACCACCCGTGGACCATTCTTCTGAG TGTAATAGCAAAGGCAGTGGTGGGGTGTACAAGAAAGCTAGGGTTCAGACGTCTTCAAGCCAACCACCTTTGAAA GTGAGAAAGGAGAAGCTTGGAGATAGAATAACAGCACTTCACCAGTTAGTTTCCCCATTTGGAAAG ACTGACACAGCATCTGTGTTGTTAGAAGCTATTGGTTATATCAGATTCCTTCAAAGTCAAATTGAG GCTCTTAGCTCCCCTTACTTGGGTACTGCATCACCAAACATGAGAAACCAACAATCT GTTCAAGGAGAAAGGAATTGTGCATTTCTTGAAGATGAAGGACAG GAAAAGCAAGAGCCTAAGCCAAAGGACTTAAGGAGTAGAGGGCTGTGCTTGGTTCCTGTATCATGCACCCAACAAGTCGGAAGTGACAATGGTGCCGACTACTGGTCGCCGGCTTTCG ATCTATTTTGTAAGTATCTATGCTGTCTTCATGGGCTGTGA